The Coprobacter tertius genome includes a region encoding these proteins:
- a CDS encoding glycoside hydrolase family 47 protein, with product MKKNRILICLILLIAMPIASANDNLKKEKKEYAERAKTAFMKGWNAYKNYAWGLDAVNPISKKGHNWYSEPLLMTPVDAYSTMCLMNLKEAKKEAKELIFSKLNFDKDMEVQQFEIAIRLVGGLLSAYQLDGDKRFLDLAKDLGDRLMPVFDSPTGIPYRMVNLRTGKISGNTTNPCEVGCMLLEYGTLSKLTGNPEYYDKCKKGIVEVFNRRGKTGLVGARISCDTGEWLDKNTHISGGIDAFYEYLLKGYILFGDEDLLEMWKTSVAGVNKYLGEDTPNGYWIGMADMNTGKRTGTMFGALDCFWNGCLILDGDNERAEKLQESIFKMWTLHGIEPERIDYSNMKVVSPYYMARPEAIESTYYVWKATGNDKYYQQGKTMFESIEKYCQLDNGYCQLKDVRTKEKWDTLESFFFAETMKYCYLFFAPEKTFSFDKYVLNSEAHPLKNTWDKNWKGGRYKMTKGK from the coding sequence ATGAAAAAGAACCGAATTCTCATCTGTCTGATTTTGTTGATAGCGATGCCTATCGCTTCGGCAAACGACAACTTAAAAAAAGAAAAGAAAGAATATGCTGAACGAGCAAAAACAGCCTTTATGAAAGGTTGGAATGCCTATAAAAATTATGCATGGGGACTCGACGCCGTAAATCCTATTTCTAAAAAAGGACACAATTGGTATTCAGAACCTCTTCTAATGACACCTGTAGACGCTTACAGTACGATGTGTCTCATGAATCTGAAAGAAGCCAAAAAAGAAGCAAAGGAACTCATTTTCTCAAAGCTGAACTTCGATAAAGATATGGAGGTACAACAATTCGAAATTGCCATACGCCTTGTCGGGGGATTACTTTCAGCCTATCAGCTCGACGGAGATAAGCGGTTTCTCGATCTGGCTAAAGATCTCGGAGATCGGCTCATGCCTGTTTTCGACTCTCCGACCGGTATTCCCTACCGCATGGTAAATTTGCGTACAGGAAAAATAAGCGGTAATACAACGAACCCTTGTGAAGTAGGTTGTATGCTACTCGAATACGGCACTCTGAGTAAACTTACCGGTAATCCCGAATATTACGACAAATGCAAAAAAGGGATCGTAGAGGTATTTAATCGAAGAGGCAAAACAGGTTTGGTGGGAGCACGTATTAGCTGCGATACCGGAGAATGGCTCGATAAAAATACTCACATCAGTGGAGGCATCGATGCTTTTTACGAATATCTGCTGAAAGGATATATTCTTTTCGGAGATGAAGATTTACTTGAAATGTGGAAAACATCGGTTGCCGGTGTAAACAAATATCTTGGAGAAGATACTCCTAACGGATACTGGATCGGAATGGCCGACATGAATACCGGGAAACGTACAGGAACTATGTTCGGAGCTCTCGATTGCTTTTGGAACGGATGCCTTATTCTCGACGGAGATAACGAACGAGCAGAAAAATTACAAGAATCGATTTTTAAAATGTGGACACTTCACGGTATCGAACCCGAACGTATTGATTATTCTAATATGAAAGTCGTATCTCCTTATTATATGGCGCGCCCCGAAGCTATAGAATCTACCTATTATGTATGGAAAGCCACGGGAAACGACAAATATTATCAACAAGGAAAAACGATGTTCGAGTCCATCGAAAAATATTGTCAACTCGATAACGGTTATTGTCAGCTAAAAGATGTACGTACTAAAGAAAAATGGGATACATTAGAAAGCTTCTTTTTTGCAGAAACGATGAAATATTGTTATCTGTTTTTCGCCCCCGAAAAAACCTTCAGTTTTGATAAATATGTACTCAACAGTGAAGCACATCCATTAAAAAATACGTGGGATAAAAACTGGAAAGGCGGACGCTACAAAATGACAAAAGGGAAAT